AGCCGCTCACCCACACGTTCCCCTCCTCGTCGGTGGAGATGTGCACCCGTCCGGCACGGTCGAGCACCGTGCCCTGGCTCGCCACGTACGGGGCCTTGGCCCGGCCCGTGCGCAGCAGCCACTGCGCCAGTGAGGCGTTGAGGCTGCCCGTCACGGGGTCCTCGATGGTGAAGCCGTGCGCGTGCGTGAACGCCCGCACCTCGAAGTCGTACGGCGACCCCTCGGGGTACGGGCCGGCCACGCCCACGAAGCACGGGACGAGGCCGGGGCGCAGCGCGAGCACCGACTCGGCGTCCGCCAGCAGCACCGCCACCCAGCCTGGGCCGTTGTCCGCCCACTCCGCGTCCACGATGCCGGCGCGCTCGATCCCCAGCGCGTCGGCGATCTTCTGGACGAGCGGCTCCTCCACGGGCCCGGACCTCACCAGAGGCGGCGCCTGGAACGCCAGCCCGTCGCCGGTCCTGCGCACCCGCACCAGCCCGGCCCCGCACTCCTGGACGATCTCGCCCTCCTTCCGCGGCACTCCCCCGGTCTCGAGCCAGGCGTGGCAGGTGCCCAAGGTCGGGTGCCCGGCGAACGGCAGCTCCTCGCTCGCGGTGAAGATCCGCACCCGGTAATCCGCCTCGGGTGTGCTCGGGGGCAGCAGGAAGGTGGTCTCGGCGAGGTTCGTCCACGAGGCGAACCGCCGCATCTCCTCGGCCGTGAGGCCCTCGCCGTCGAGCACGACCGCGAGCGCGTTTCCGTGGTACGGGGTGGCGGTGAAGACGTCCACCTCGGTAAATGGGCGCAACATACCTGGAGTCTCGCAGACAGGTCTTTTCCCGTCGGCACGCCGCCCCCAGACTGGACGTGTGGCGGACTTTGACGTTGTGGTCCTGGGTTCCGGGCCAGGTGGGCAGAAGGCCGCGATCGCGGCGGCGAAACTCGGCAGGCGTGTCGCGGTGGTCGAGAAACGGCACATGCTCGGCGGCGTGTGCATCAACACGGGAACGATCCCCTCGAAGACCCTCCGCGAGGCCGTCCTCTACCTCACCGGGCTCAACCAGCGGGAGCTGTACGGCGCCAGCTACCGCGTCAAGGACGAGATCACGGTCACCGACCTCGGGATGCGCACCCAGCACGTGATCGGCCGGGAGATCCAGGTCATCCGTAGCCAGCTCGCCCGCAACCACGTGACGGTGTTACAGGGCACCGGCCGCTTCCTGGACCCGCACACCGTCGGGATCACGCATGAGGAGGGCAAGACCGAGGAGACGAAGATCACCGCCGAGAAGATCGTGATCGCCACCGGCACGTCGCCCGCCCGTCCCGACAGCGTCGAGTTCGACGACAGGACGATCATCGACTCCGACGCGATCCTGCATCTCGACCGGATCCCCGAGACGCTCGTCGTGGTGGGGGCCGGGGTCATCGGCATCGAGTACGCCTCCATGTTCGCCGCGCTCGGCACCAAGGTGACGGTGGTGGAGCGGCGCGACCGCATGCTGGAGTTCTGCGACCTGGAGATCGTGGAGGCGCTGAAGTACCACCTGCGCGACCTGGCCGTGACGTTCCGCTTCGGGGAGAACGTGGCCGCGGTCGAGCGCCGCCCGGGCGGGGCGCTGACCCTGCTGGAGAGCGGCAAGAAGATCCCCGCCGACTGCGTCATGTACTCGGCCGGGCGGCAGGGCAAGACCGCCGAGCTGTGCCTGGACGCCGCCGGCCTGGCCGCCGACGACCGCGGCCGGATCACGGTGGACGCCAACTATGCCACCGAGGTGCCGCACATCTACGCCGTGGGCGACGTGATCGGCTTCCCCGCGCTGGCGGCCACCTCCATGGAGCAGGGCCGGCTCGCCGCGCAGCACGCGTGCGGCGAGCCGGTCGACGACATGCACGAGCTGCCGCCCATCGGGATTTACACCATTCCCGAGATCAGCTTCGTCGGACGCTCGGAGGACGAACTGACCAGGGACAAGGTGCCGTTCGAGGTGGGCGTCTCGCGGTACCGGGAGCTGGCCAGGGGCCAGATCATCGGCGACTCGTACGGGATGCTCAAGCTGCTCGTCTCCCCCGAGGACCGGCGGTTGCTGGGCGTCCACGTGTTCGGCACGGGGGCGACGGAGCTCGTGCACATCGGTCAGACGGTCATGGGGTGCGGCGGGACCATCGACTACCTGGTCAACGCCGTGTTCAACTATCCGACGCTGGCCGAGTCGTACAAGGTGGCCGCGCTGGACGCGATGAACAAGATGCGGGTGGTCGCCCGCCTCACCGCCGGCATGTGAACACCGGTCGGTGCGTCAGTCCGAGGCGGGGCGGCGGGTGCGGGGCTGGGGCTTCTTGCGGCCCGCCACCAGCGTGTCGCCCGGCGCCGGGGCCGGGTCCTCCGCCTGTGTGGTGTCCCGCTTCTGGGCGCGGGGGCGCGGCTGCGGGGCCGTGTCCTCCGTGGCGGACACCGGGGACTCCTTCGGGTCCGGGGCAAGCGGCTTGTCGGGTTCGCGGAGTGAGGCGATGACGCGGTCGGCCTCCGTGTCCGCGGCGAACTCGTTCGCCGCCTCCGTCTCCCTCCTCCTGATCACCACCATGTGGTCCACGGACACCCGTCCCGCGCCCACCACGGCGAGCAGGAGGGAGGCGGCCCCGAGGAGGATGAGCTCGTTCATGCTGATCGGATTGAGCGGCGGGGCGACCAGGAAGACCGCCAGCGCCTCCGCGAACAGGATCAGCCCGGTGATCGAGACGGCCAGACCAGCGATCAGCAGCGCGCCGCCGATGAGCTCGGTGAGCATGGTGACCGTGGCCCAGGCGCCGGGCGCGGGAGCGCCTTGCTCGAGGAACTTCGCTCCGGTGGCCTTGAGCCCGTCTTCCAGCTTGGTCCAGCCGTTGGCGAAGAAGATGCCGCCCACGCCGACGCGGGCGACTAAAGCAGCAAGATCACGGAGGGCCTGTTTCACGGTAGTTGTTTGCCCTAATCGGGACATGACACACCTCAATCACGGCTGAGCAGCATGGCCACCGCGACGGCGGTCAGGCTGAGCAGGACGACGCTGACGATCACGGTCGTGTGCAGGGCGTTCACGAAGGCCCACCGGGCGGCGTCCATGAGCGCGCCGCCCGCGCTGCCACCGACCTCGTGGGCGACGTGCGCGGCCCCCGCGAGCGACTGCCTGGCCTGGTCCATGCCGCTCGGGGACACGCCGGGCACGGAGGGCAGGCCGGGGGCGTACACGATCGTGGTGATGGTGCCGAGCACGGCCACGCCCAGACCGGCGCCCAGCTCGTACGCGGTCTCCTCGATGGCCGCGGCCCCGCCCGCCTGGGACTCCGACGCCGACGACATGATCGTGTCGGAGGCCGCGAGCAGCGCCACCTGCACCCCGAACCCGATGCCCACGAAACAGATCGCCAGCGTCACGGGGTGGGCCTCGACCCCCCAGCTCAGGGTGGGGGCCAGGGAGAGGGCGACGAGCCCGAGCCCGCCGCTCATCGTGGCCCGCATGCCGATCCGCGGCAGGATGTGGGCGGCGGCGAGCCCGCCGGAGATGGCCGAGATCACCAGCGGCAGCATCCTGACGGCCGCGTGCAGCGGACTGTCGCCGAGCACGAGCTGCAGGTATTGAGCGAGCATGAGCTGCAGGCCCACGAGGGAGAACACGCCGAGCAGCACGCCCGCCACCCCGGTCGTGAATTCGCGCCGCCTGAAGAGCCCCACCTCCAGCAGCGGCGCGCGCAACCGCAGCTGCCGGCGGACGAACAGGCCCAGCAGGGCGAGCCCGCCGAGGAACACGAGCACCGACGCCCACAGCGGCATCAGGTTGCCCGCGCCCGCCTCCTTCAGCCCGAACGCCAGCGCCAGGATGCCGAAGACCGACAGCACCGCGCTCACGCCGTCCCACGGGCGGTCCTTGCGCACGGGCGACTCAGGGAGCAGGCGTACGGCGGCGGGCAGCAGCGCCAGGAGGATCGGCACGTTGATCAGGAAGACGGCGCCCCACCAGATGCCGACGAGCACGCCGCCGATGAGCGGGCCGACCGCCGCTCCGGCCGCCGCGACCGCGCTCCAGACGCCCAGGGCGATGGCCCGCTCGCGTCTGTCGGTGAACACCTGGCGGATCAGCGAGAGCGTGGCCGGCATGATCATCGCGCCGCCCACGCCGAGCAGCGCCCTGGCGAGAATGAGGGTCAGCGGCGTCGGGGCGAACGCGGCCCCGGCCGAGGCCAGACCGAACAGCACGTAGCCACCGAGGACCAGCCGTTTGCGCCCGTACCGGTCGCCGAGCGTGCCGAACATGATCAGCAGTGGCGCGACCACCAGGGAGTAGGTGTCGATGATCCACAGCAGCTCCACCGCGGAGGGCTCGAGCGCGGCCGTGAGTGCGGGCACCGCGATGTGCAGCACCGTGGCATCAACGGTGATCAGCAACAGGCTCACGCAGAGCAGCACGAGAATGGACCAGCGGCGGTCCCGGTGCTCCTGATCGGCAGTCCGTATGAAAGGTGCGGCCTGTGTGACGGTCATGGGGCTCCTTGCGGGGCCGATCCGTTGACAGGGCCCGCACGTGCTCTTGGTCGGTGGTGCGGGAAGTCCCGGCTCGACGCTCGCTCCTCCCGAGCTGCTCAGCCTCGACTCCCACCGCTCCGGCTTGCGTCGCAGCTTAGGGTATGTCAGGCGTGCGTCATAGCGGTATCGGACGATCCACCCCTGACCGGAACCTCTCTAGAGAGATACAGCCATATGTCGGCATCTATCCAACATTGGCCTGCCAACCGATCATGGACCTGTGGGGACCGACGCAAGTGGCAGAAATGACGATATTTCCAACAGGTCCTCACGCGAATGGTGTGACGAGTCTCTGGCCCAGCTGACCGCCGGCCGTCCGGAGTCCGCGCTCGACGCCGCCCGCCGCGCGGCCGACCTGGATCCGGGCGCCGAATGGGCGTACCGGCTCATCAGCCTCGCCCACGAACGGCTGGGCCGCGACGCCGACGCGGCACCGGCCGCCGAGCAGGCCGTGGAGCTGGCCCGCGGCTCCTGGCCGGCCCGGCTGCGCCTGGCCGCGGTCCTGCGCCGCGTCCCCGGCCGCTGGCGGGAGGCGGTGGAGCACGCCACGCTCGCCGGGAAGTTCGCGCCGGAGGAGCCGGACCCCGAGGTCATGCGGGGCGACCTGGCCCTGCTGCGCGGCGACCACACCGGCGCCGAGCAGGCGTACCGGGCCGCGCTCGTCATCGACCCAGGACACCCCCAGGCCCGCGTGAACCTCGGCCTCGCCCTGCTGCGCTGGGACCGGCCGCGCCCGCACCACGATCCCGCCTGGCCCGTCGACCCGCGTGACACGGGCAGGGCCAGGCGGGCCCTGGAGGTCTGGTCCCGCCAGGCCCGCCTCCTGGTCGCCGTCGCCACGCTCGCGATCGCCGGGGCGGCGCTCTTCCTCGACTGGGGCTCCCGCGCCGTGCTCGGCGGATTCGCGGTGCTCATGCTGCTGGCGCCGCTGACGGTCAGGCAGGCGCGGCGGGTGGGCCTCTGGTCGTACGTGCCCGCGATGCTCTGCAGGGACCCCTGGCTCGGCGCGGCGCTCGTGTCGAGCGCGGTGTCGGTGCTCGCGTTCGCCGCCTGGCTGCTGCTGGGCGCGATGCCGTCCGTGCCGTCCGCGTTCGATCCGGTGTGGGCGGGGCTGGCGGGCATCGTGGTGCTGGGCTGGCCGGCGCTGGCGGCCGTACGGGCGCTGGCGGAGGCGTGGCGGGGCCGCCCGCTGCCGGCGTTGGCCGAGACGGAGCGCGTCCTGACGGATCAGGTCCAGGCGCAGGCGGAGCGGAGCGCGAAGAGGAACGTCGGCGTGATGCTCTGGATCGTCCTCGGCCGGACCTGGTCCGTGCTGGTCCCCTTGGTGGGCGGAGCCCTGGCCGTGGAGCCGAGAGCGGCCGTCGCGGCGGTCGCGGTGCCGTACCCGATGATCCGCGGCTACCTGCGTGCCCGCCACCGCGACGACCGGTGGCTGCCGGTCGCCGTCGCGCTCGTCGTCCTGTCCGCCGCCGCCTGCGCGGCGGGCGGCCTGCTGGAGGCCTGGCGGATCGAGCCTGCCGCGGCGTGGGCGTGGCGGGCCGGGCTGGGCGCGATGGGCGCGGCACTGGCCGTGTTCGCCGCGAGGGCCGCCCGCGCCTGGTGGCGGGGCGGGCCGGGCCCGTGGCGGGCGTCCCTGATCATGTGCGACCTGCCCGTGGGCGCCGAGCCCTCCGTCCCGCTGGACGCGGAGGTGCGCCAGACCTTCTCGTACGCCCGCAGCATCGTGCTCTCCTTCGGCGACTCCCTCGGCCCCAGGGTCGCGGGCGCGGTCGCGTCCGTCACCTCGTCGGGCGAGCTGCGGGTGATCACGGAGACGGAGGCGTGGGACGCCATCGAGACCGATCCCCGGGTGGCGGTGTTCGCGGCGGACCCGCTGCAGCGGCGGTTCTGGGTCGAGGTGCGCGGGATCGCCATGGCCGACTCGGACGTCCTGCGCGTCACTCCCAAAGAGGTGCTCGTCGGGGAGTTCCCCGGCCGGCACCAGCGACGCTAGCTAGAATCTTGTTCTATGCGTACGTTGCGCACGCCGGAGGAGCGCTTCGCGGACCTTCCCGACTTCCCCTACGAGCCCCGCTACGCCGAGGTCGGCGACGGCCTGCGCATGGCGTACGTCGAGGCCGGCCCCGCCGACGGCGAGCCCGTCGTCCTTCTGCACGGCGAGCCGACCTGGTCGTTCCTCTACCGGCACGTCATGCGCGAGCTGGCCGCGGCCGGGCTGCGCGCGATGGCGGTGGACCTGGTCGGGTTCGGCCGCTCGGACAAGCCGGTCGATCCCGCCGAGCACACCTACGCCAGGCACGTCGAGTGGACCCGCGCGCTGCTGATGGACGCGCTCAACTTAGGCCGCATCACCGTGGTCGGCCAGGACTGGGGCGGCCTGATCGGGCTGCGGATCGCCGCCGAGCATCCCGGCCGCATCGCCAGGATCGTGGCGGCCAACACGGGCTTGCCCACGGGTGACACTCCCATGCCCGAGGTGTGGCACCGGTTCAGGGACGCCGTGCGCAATGCCCCGGTGCTGGACATCGCCAGGCTGGTCCAGGCGGGCTGCAAGACGGAGCTGTCCCAGGAGGTGCGCGCGGCGTACGACGCGCCGTTCCCGGACGAGTCGTACAAAGCGGGTCCACAGGCCATGCCGGGCCTCGTCCCGATCACGCCCGACGATCCGGCCGCGCCCGCCAACCGCGCTGCCTGGCAGGTTCTCAGGACGCTCGACCGGCCGTTCCTGGTGGCGTTCTCCGACGGAGACCCGATCACCGGGGGCATGGCGCCCGTCCTGCTCAGATCGATCTCCGGCACGTCGGGCCTGCGGCATCCCGTGCTCCGCGGCGCCGGCCACTTCCTGCAGGAGGACGCGGGCGCCGAACTCGGGCGGTTGATCGCCGCTTTCGTGACCTCCGCCTAGCGTGTCAGGAGCGCCCAATCGTCGGTCCGGTGCGGTATAACCGGGGGCGGACCGGGGAGGCGTGATGCAGGAGTCCGGCAGGGCCCAGACCGCGGGGCGGGTCGCGGCGCGGGATCTGTTCGAGAAGGTTCGGCTGCGTTATTACCAGATTCCCCCGGCCGTGCGCCGGGTGCTCTACGTGGTCGCGCTGGTCGCCACCATGGGCGTGGGCGCGGCACTCGGGTGGAATCTGCTCACGACGTTCCCCGTCGTCCTGCTGCTGCTCGCGTTCGTCGCGCTGACCATGCGCTTCCCCCGCGCGGCGGCCACCGTCCTGGTGGTGGCGGGCTGGATCCCCCTGGCGCTGCTCATCTTCTCCGGGCTCGACCTGTTCCCCTCCGGCTCCAACGCGGTGCACCTGATGGTGGCGCTGGCCCTGCCCGTCGCCGCGGGCGCCCACCTCATCCGCTGGGTGGCGCCGTGGGCCACCACGCTGCTGGCGCTCGCGCCCGCCGCCGTCCTGGCCGTGCCGTTCTCCTTCGTCACCGCGAGCGTGGCGGTCTGGGTGGCGTACGCCGTGGCCGCCGCGGTGCTGGTCTACCGCTTCCTGCTGGCCCGCAAGGTCAAGGCGGAGCGCGCCGCGGCCGAGGAGCAGCAGGTCCGGGTCAGGGTGCGCGAGGGCAGGCTCGAGTCACCGCAGGACAAGACGGGCGCTCCGCCGCAGATCTCCGTCGAGGAGGCGCTCGGCGAGCTCGAGAGCATGGTCGGCCTCGCCCCCGTCAAGGAGCAGGTGCGCTCGATCGCCGCCTCCATCGAGGCGTCCAGGCTGCGTGCCGAGGCCGGCTACACCACCGAGCGGCCCACCAGGCACTTCGTGTTCGCCGGCCCGCCCGGCACCGGCAAGACCAGCGTGGCGCGCGCGCTGGCCAAGATCTTCTACGCGTTCGGCCT
The Nonomuraea helvata genome window above contains:
- a CDS encoding PhzF family phenazine biosynthesis protein, giving the protein MLRPFTEVDVFTATPYHGNALAVVLDGEGLTAEEMRRFASWTNLAETTFLLPPSTPEADYRVRIFTASEELPFAGHPTLGTCHAWLETGGVPRKEGEIVQECGAGLVRVRRTGDGLAFQAPPLVRSGPVEEPLVQKIADALGIERAGIVDAEWADNGPGWVAVLLADAESVLALRPGLVPCFVGVAGPYPEGSPYDFEVRAFTHAHGFTIEDPVTGSLNASLAQWLLRTGRAKAPYVASQGTVLDRAGRVHISTDEEGNVWVSGSVVTCVTGQVEL
- the sthA gene encoding Si-specific NAD(P)(+) transhydrogenase translates to MADFDVVVLGSGPGGQKAAIAAAKLGRRVAVVEKRHMLGGVCINTGTIPSKTLREAVLYLTGLNQRELYGASYRVKDEITVTDLGMRTQHVIGREIQVIRSQLARNHVTVLQGTGRFLDPHTVGITHEEGKTEETKITAEKIVIATGTSPARPDSVEFDDRTIIDSDAILHLDRIPETLVVVGAGVIGIEYASMFAALGTKVTVVERRDRMLEFCDLEIVEALKYHLRDLAVTFRFGENVAAVERRPGGALTLLESGKKIPADCVMYSAGRQGKTAELCLDAAGLAADDRGRITVDANYATEVPHIYAVGDVIGFPALAATSMEQGRLAAQHACGEPVDDMHELPPIGIYTIPEISFVGRSEDELTRDKVPFEVGVSRYRELARGQIIGDSYGMLKLLVSPEDRRLLGVHVFGTGATELVHIGQTVMGCGGTIDYLVNAVFNYPTLAESYKVAALDAMNKMRVVARLTAGM
- a CDS encoding DoxX family protein; the encoded protein is MKQALRDLAALVARVGVGGIFFANGWTKLEDGLKATGAKFLEQGAPAPGAWATVTMLTELIGGALLIAGLAVSITGLILFAEALAVFLVAPPLNPISMNELILLGAASLLLAVVGAGRVSVDHMVVIRRRETEAANEFAADTEADRVIASLREPDKPLAPDPKESPVSATEDTAPQPRPRAQKRDTTQAEDPAPAPGDTLVAGRKKPQPRTRRPASD
- a CDS encoding MFS transporter, with product MTVTQAAPFIRTADQEHRDRRWSILVLLCVSLLLITVDATVLHIAVPALTAALEPSAVELLWIIDTYSLVVAPLLIMFGTLGDRYGRKRLVLGGYVLFGLASAGAAFAPTPLTLILARALLGVGGAMIMPATLSLIRQVFTDRRERAIALGVWSAVAAAGAAVGPLIGGVLVGIWWGAVFLINVPILLALLPAAVRLLPESPVRKDRPWDGVSAVLSVFGILALAFGLKEAGAGNLMPLWASVLVFLGGLALLGLFVRRQLRLRAPLLEVGLFRRREFTTGVAGVLLGVFSLVGLQLMLAQYLQLVLGDSPLHAAVRMLPLVISAISGGLAAAHILPRIGMRATMSGGLGLVALSLAPTLSWGVEAHPVTLAICFVGIGFGVQVALLAASDTIMSSASESQAGGAAAIEETAYELGAGLGVAVLGTITTIVYAPGLPSVPGVSPSGMDQARQSLAGAAHVAHEVGGSAGGALMDAARWAFVNALHTTVIVSVVLLSLTAVAVAMLLSRD
- a CDS encoding CHAT domain-containing protein, which codes for MGTDASGRNDDISNRSSREWCDESLAQLTAGRPESALDAARRAADLDPGAEWAYRLISLAHERLGRDADAAPAAEQAVELARGSWPARLRLAAVLRRVPGRWREAVEHATLAGKFAPEEPDPEVMRGDLALLRGDHTGAEQAYRAALVIDPGHPQARVNLGLALLRWDRPRPHHDPAWPVDPRDTGRARRALEVWSRQARLLVAVATLAIAGAALFLDWGSRAVLGGFAVLMLLAPLTVRQARRVGLWSYVPAMLCRDPWLGAALVSSAVSVLAFAAWLLLGAMPSVPSAFDPVWAGLAGIVVLGWPALAAVRALAEAWRGRPLPALAETERVLTDQVQAQAERSAKRNVGVMLWIVLGRTWSVLVPLVGGALAVEPRAAVAAVAVPYPMIRGYLRARHRDDRWLPVAVALVVLSAAACAAGGLLEAWRIEPAAAWAWRAGLGAMGAALAVFAARAARAWWRGGPGPWRASLIMCDLPVGAEPSVPLDAEVRQTFSYARSIVLSFGDSLGPRVAGAVASVTSSGELRVITETEAWDAIETDPRVAVFAADPLQRRFWVEVRGIAMADSDVLRVTPKEVLVGEFPGRHQRR
- a CDS encoding haloalkane dehalogenase → MRTLRTPEERFADLPDFPYEPRYAEVGDGLRMAYVEAGPADGEPVVLLHGEPTWSFLYRHVMRELAAAGLRAMAVDLVGFGRSDKPVDPAEHTYARHVEWTRALLMDALNLGRITVVGQDWGGLIGLRIAAEHPGRIARIVAANTGLPTGDTPMPEVWHRFRDAVRNAPVLDIARLVQAGCKTELSQEVRAAYDAPFPDESYKAGPQAMPGLVPITPDDPAAPANRAAWQVLRTLDRPFLVAFSDGDPITGGMAPVLLRSISGTSGLRHPVLRGAGHFLQEDAGAELGRLIAAFVTSA